One stretch of Lacimicrobium alkaliphilum DNA includes these proteins:
- a CDS encoding cation-transporting P-type ATPase codes for MTDWHTKSGEEVQDSLQSTAEGLSSELAQQRLAENGPNRLPEVKGKPAWLRFLLQFHNILIYVLLISALITALLGHWLDTTVILAVVLVNAIIGYVQEGKAEQAMQSLRNMLAPNASVIRDGKRQTIPATDLVIGDLVLLEAGDKVPADMRLLKAHNLSIQEAILTGESVAVNKNTDRVSIDAPLGERSGMAFSGTFVGAGQGRGLVVATGAATEIGKINRMLGEVEQLTTPLVEQMAGFAKWLSALILVVAGILLIVGYSLLNYPFTELFMIIVGLSVAAIPEGLPAVLTITLAIGVQAMARRHAIVRRLPSIETLGAVSVICTDKTGTLTRNEMTVTQVQMPAQDYQVEGSGYAPTGAILDEQQKPLQSTPAALESAALTALLCNDAALHEQQGQWSIQGDPMEAALLSFALKAGLNQQDSHKDWPRTDAIPFDSEHKFMASLHHDHQGNGRILVKGAPEKLINLCTRVQGADSTNEIDRGYWAQQAQDMAAQGQRVLALAVKEVPGEHNLLKMQDLDEGLCLQALIGIMDPPREEAVHAVANCLSAGIKVKMITGDHPGTAQAIGKKIGLQNTEKVLTGAEIESMDDAALALSVNDVDIYARTSPQHKLRLVMALQSHHLTVAMTGDGVNDAPALKRADAGIAMGLKGSEAAKEAADLVLADDNFATIAAAVEQGRTVYDNIKKVISWTLPTNGGEATTIIVALLLGMSLPITALQILWVNLITATTLGLALAFEPTEAGTMQRPPRHRHAPIVSGVLAWQVVLVSLLFLAGMFGIFSYANARGDSIELARTLALNTLVIMEMFYLFFIRHSYSTSFSWQAIKGTPVVWLMVGIVIVAQLAITYLPFMQQIFDTRPVSLTDGLFITGIGICLFMVVELEKQIRLRLTSFN; via the coding sequence ATGACTGACTGGCACACTAAAAGTGGCGAAGAGGTACAAGACTCACTGCAAAGTACCGCAGAGGGATTAAGTTCTGAGCTGGCACAACAACGGCTGGCAGAAAACGGCCCCAACCGCCTGCCCGAGGTCAAAGGCAAACCCGCCTGGCTGCGTTTTTTGCTGCAGTTTCACAATATCCTGATATACGTACTGCTGATATCCGCGCTGATCACGGCTCTGCTCGGTCACTGGCTGGATACCACAGTGATTCTGGCCGTCGTGCTGGTGAACGCCATAATCGGCTATGTGCAGGAGGGCAAGGCCGAGCAGGCCATGCAGTCACTGCGTAATATGCTGGCGCCCAATGCCTCAGTGATCCGCGATGGTAAACGCCAGACCATTCCGGCCACAGATCTGGTCATCGGCGATCTGGTTTTACTCGAAGCCGGTGACAAGGTTCCGGCCGATATGCGCCTGCTAAAAGCCCATAACTTAAGTATTCAGGAAGCCATACTCACCGGCGAATCGGTGGCGGTAAATAAAAATACCGATAGAGTCAGCATCGATGCGCCCTTAGGAGAGCGAAGCGGCATGGCCTTCAGCGGCACTTTTGTAGGCGCAGGCCAGGGCCGCGGGCTGGTTGTTGCCACAGGCGCCGCCACTGAAATTGGTAAGATCAACCGCATGCTCGGCGAAGTGGAGCAACTTACCACGCCTTTAGTTGAACAAATGGCCGGCTTTGCCAAATGGCTGAGTGCCCTGATTCTGGTGGTGGCGGGCATACTGCTGATCGTCGGGTACAGCCTGTTAAATTACCCCTTTACCGAACTCTTTATGATTATTGTCGGTCTCAGCGTCGCCGCGATCCCCGAAGGCTTACCCGCTGTGCTGACTATTACCCTGGCCATTGGTGTGCAGGCCATGGCCAGACGCCATGCCATTGTCAGACGACTGCCCAGTATCGAAACCCTGGGGGCAGTATCGGTGATTTGTACCGATAAAACCGGCACCCTGACCCGCAATGAGATGACGGTTACCCAGGTGCAGATGCCAGCGCAGGACTATCAGGTGGAAGGTTCTGGCTATGCCCCCACAGGGGCAATTCTCGATGAACAGCAAAAACCCTTGCAAAGTACCCCGGCGGCCCTGGAGTCTGCTGCCCTTACAGCCCTGCTTTGCAATGATGCGGCGCTGCATGAACAGCAGGGACAGTGGTCGATACAGGGCGACCCCATGGAAGCGGCACTGTTAAGCTTTGCCCTTAAGGCTGGCCTGAATCAGCAGGACAGTCACAAGGACTGGCCCCGCACCGATGCCATCCCTTTTGACAGCGAACACAAGTTTATGGCCAGTTTGCACCATGATCATCAGGGCAACGGGCGCATTCTGGTTAAAGGTGCCCCTGAAAAGCTGATTAATCTGTGCACCAGAGTGCAGGGTGCTGACAGCACGAACGAAATAGACAGAGGCTACTGGGCACAACAGGCCCAGGATATGGCGGCACAGGGCCAGCGGGTACTGGCGCTGGCGGTAAAAGAGGTGCCTGGAGAACATAACCTGCTGAAGATGCAGGATCTGGATGAGGGGCTTTGCCTGCAAGCCCTGATTGGCATTATGGACCCGCCCCGGGAAGAAGCTGTGCATGCCGTGGCAAACTGCCTGTCAGCCGGTATCAAGGTGAAAATGATCACCGGCGATCATCCCGGTACCGCACAGGCCATAGGTAAAAAAATAGGCCTGCAAAATACTGAAAAGGTGCTTACCGGTGCAGAGATTGAAAGCATGGATGATGCCGCACTGGCCTTATCGGTCAACGATGTCGACATCTATGCCCGTACCAGCCCGCAACATAAATTACGCCTGGTAATGGCGCTGCAATCCCATCACCTCACCGTGGCTATGACCGGAGACGGTGTTAACGATGCGCCGGCACTAAAACGGGCCGATGCCGGCATCGCCATGGGCCTAAAAGGCAGCGAAGCGGCCAAAGAGGCTGCGGACCTGGTGCTTGCCGATGATAACTTCGCCACCATTGCCGCTGCGGTGGAACAGGGTCGCACGGTGTATGACAATATTAAAAAGGTAATCAGCTGGACCCTGCCCACTAATGGCGGTGAGGCCACTACCATTATTGTTGCGCTTTTGCTGGGCATGAGCCTGCCCATTACGGCGCTGCAAATCCTGTGGGTGAACCTGATTACTGCCACTACCCTGGGGCTGGCGCTGGCCTTTGAGCCCACCGAAGCCGGTACGATGCAGCGCCCGCCAAGGCATCGCCATGCGCCGATAGTATCGGGCGTATTAGCCTGGCAGGTGGTGCTGGTCAGTTTATTGTTTCTGGCCGGTATGTTCGGCATTTTCAGCTATGCCAACGCCCGTGGTGATAGCATTGAACTGGCCCGCACCCTGGCCTTAAATACTCTGGTAATAATGGAAATGTTTTACCTGTTCTTTATCCGTCACAGCTACAGTACTTCATTCAGCTGGCAGGCCATAAAAGGTACACCCGTAGTGTGGCTGATGGTGGGTATCGTCATCGTCGCACAACTGGCGATTACCTACCTGCCCTTTATGCAACAGATATTCGACACCCGCCCTGTATCCCTCACCGACGGGCTGTTTATCACAGGGAT